From the Manihot esculenta cultivar AM560-2 chromosome 3, M.esculenta_v8, whole genome shotgun sequence genome, one window contains:
- the LOC110610314 gene encoding L-ascorbate oxidase homolog produces the protein MAGMALMLILCLSAGAMMTGVRSEDPYLFFTWNVTYGTLSPLGVPQQVILINDQFPGPVINSTSNNNLVINVFNNLDEPFLLTWSGVQQRKNSWQDGVLGTNCPIPPGTNYTYRFQVKDQIGSFLYYPSTALHRASGGFGGLHINSRLLIPVPYPDPEDDYTVIVNDWYTKSHKTLRSYLDNGRSIGRPQGVLINGKTAEGNGKDEPLFTMKPGKTYKYRICNAGLKTSINFRIQGHTMKLVEMEGSHVMQEVYQSLDVHVGQCMSVLVTANQGPKDYYMVASTRFIKSVLTGMGIIRYSNGKGPASAELPEAPVGWAWSVNQFRSFRWNLTASAARPNPQGSYHYGSINITRTIKLFNSVSRSDGKLRYAINGVSHTDPETPLKLAEYYGIADKVFKYDTIQDNPPEKINKIVTQPNVLNMTFRNFVEIILENHEKTMQSWHLDGYSFFTVAVEPGTWTPEKRKSYNLLDAVSRTTVQVFPKSWAAIFLTFDNAGMWNIRSELWERRYLGQQLYASVLSPARSLRDEYNIPDNALLCGLVKDLPKPPPYSI, from the exons ATGGCTGGGATGGCATTAATGCTTATTTTATGCCTCTCAGCCGGGGCAATGATGACAGGAGTCAGAAGTGAAGATCCATACCTATTCTTCACATGGAACGTCACCTATGGTACTCTGTCTCCTTTGGGAGTTCCCCAGCAAGTCATTCTCATCAATGATCAATTTCCAGGGCCTGTCATCAACTCCACCAGCAACAATAATCTTGTCATCAATGTCTTCAACAACCTTGATGAGCCATTTCTTTTAACATG GAGCGGCGTCCAGCAGAGGAAGAATTCATGGCAAGATGGAGTGCTGGGAACCAATTGCCCCATCCCTCCTGGAACCAACTACACTTATCGTTTCCAAGTCAAGGACCAGATTGGCAGCTTTCTTTACTACCCAAGCACAGCCTTGCACAGGGCAAGTGGAGGATTTGGTGGCCTCCATATCAACAGCCGTTTGCTCATCCCTGTTCCTTATCCTGATCCTGAGGATGATTACACTGTCATTGTTAATGATTGGTATACCAAGAGCCATAAAACTCTCAGAAGCTACTTAGATAATGGACGCTCTATTGGCAGACCACAGGGTGTCCTCATCAATGGCAAAACGGCTGAGGGCAATGGCAAAGATGAGCCTCTTTTTACTATGAAGCCTGGAAAGACATACAAgtataggatttgcaatgctgggctTAAGACGTCCATTAACTTCAGGATCCAAGGCCATACGATGAAGCTTGTTGAGATGGAGGGATCCCATGTGATGCAAGAAGTATATCAGTCTCTTGATGTGCATGTGGGTCAGTGCATGAGCGTGCTTGTGACAGCAAACCAGGGACCTAAAGACTATTACATGGTGGCTTCTACTCGATTTATAAAGTCTGTCCTCACAGGTATGGGAATCATTAGATACTCCAATGGGAAGGGACCAGCATCGGCTGAGCTTCCAGAGGCACCCGTGGGATGGGCTTGGTCTGTCAATCAATTCCGTTCCTTTCGATGGAATCTCACAGCCAGTGCTGCCAGGCCAAACCCTCAGGGCTCCTACCATTATGGATCCATCAACATCACCCGTACTATTAAACTCTTTAACTCAGTAAGCAGGTCTGATGGCAAGCTTCGTTATGCCATTAATGGTGTTTCTCACACTGATCCAGAAACTCCACTGAAACTTGCCGAGTATTACGGGATTGCAGACAAGGTCTTCAAGTATGACACAATTCAGGACAACCCACCAGAAAAAATCAACAAGATTGTGACACAGCCTAATGTTCTGAACATGACCTTCCGCAACTTTGTGGAGATCATCCTTGAGAATCATGAGAAGACAATGCAATCATGGCACTTGGATGGATATTCCTTCTTCACAGTAGC CGTGGAGCCTGGAACATGGACACCTGAGAAGAGGAAGAGCTATAATCTTCTTGACGCAGTTAGCAGGACGACAGTGCAAGTGTTTCCAAAATCTTGGGCAGCCATCTTCTTGACATTCGACAACGCTGGAATGTGGAACATAAGATCTGAGTTGTGGGAGAGGAGATACCTGGGTCAGCAACTTTACGCAAGTGTGCTTTCTCCTGCACGATCTCTTAGAGATGAGTACAACATTCCTGACAATGCTTTGCTCTGTGGGCTCGTCAAAGACTTGCCGAAGCCCCCACCTTACagtatttga